Proteins from a single region of Acidobacteriota bacterium:
- a CDS encoding dienelactone hydrolase family protein yields the protein MTMITTQQLVYNDSQTDFVGSISYDSASAKMLPGVLVLPTFRGLTDFERGKALALAEFGYAALAVDMYGDGRYSNDPDEARAMMNELNADRDLLRRRIEAAHQALRSVKGVDPDRTAAIGFCFGGKCVLDLARAGADVRGVVSFHGVYDPPQTEQTDEIRASVLVLHGWDDPLNTPPQTVALAEELTRRKADWQIVSYGATGHGFTNPAANSPENGMMYNELTDRRSWRAMREFLSERIG from the coding sequence ATGACGATGATCACTACCCAACAACTTGTTTACAATGATTCTCAAACGGATTTCGTCGGTTCCATTTCGTATGATTCAGCGTCGGCGAAAATGCTCCCCGGGGTTCTGGTGCTTCCGACGTTCAGAGGTTTGACCGATTTCGAGCGCGGCAAGGCATTGGCGCTGGCCGAATTTGGATATGCCGCACTCGCCGTCGATATGTACGGTGACGGAAGATACTCGAACGATCCCGACGAGGCGCGGGCGATGATGAACGAACTGAACGCCGACAGAGATTTGCTGCGGCGGCGGATCGAGGCGGCGCATCAGGCATTGCGAAGCGTGAAAGGTGTCGATCCGGACAGAACGGCCGCGATCGGATTTTGTTTCGGCGGAAAATGCGTTCTCGATCTCGCCCGCGCGGGAGCTGATGTGCGCGGCGTAGTCAGTTTTCACGGCGTTTACGATCCACCGCAAACTGAACAAACAGATGAAATCAGGGCGTCCGTCCTCGTCCTTCACGGTTGGGACGATCCGCTCAATACGCCGCCGCAAACCGTCGCGTTGGCCGAAGAACTCACCCGGCGCAAAGCCGATTGGCAGATCGTCTCATACGGCGCGACGGGCCACGGTTTCACTAACCCCGCCGCCAACTCGCCTGAAAACGGGATGATGTACAACGAACTAACTGATCGACGCTCATGGCGTGCGATGAGAGAATTCTTGAGTGAACGTATCGGTTGA
- the uvrA gene encoding excinuclease ABC subunit UvrA, with translation MSIKQITVRGARQHNLKNIDVDIPRDSFTVITGLSGSGKSSLAFDTIYAEGQRRYVESLSAYARQFLDQLEKPDVDSVEGLSPAISIEQKTVSRSPRSTVGTVTEVYDYLRLLFSSIGQPHCHQCGEAITRQSFEQIVANILDLPEGERVMILAPIVRGRKGEFKKELEKLHKDGFIRARIDGDLRALDEEIVLDKRKNHTIEVVVDRLLIKGGVKDRLTESVKTALKMTGGAVLISIVDGDEKLYSEKMACVACGVNIPTLEPRSFSFNSSFGACKRCSGLGIVAEIDAKRLIPDESLAVEKLPFLDGVDKMASTVLRTALEGIIRKANKKKNSESLALTMAFSELSAGIRDSFFNGVNGKIPMKWGEGFYPSEWKGAVRFLRERMHNSTSEKIRVALAEFIAPGSCPECGGKRLQPESLAVKIGGFGIGDYTALPIDEALVRFGEIKLTPREEKIAGLVLREIRDRLRFLNSVGLGYLTLDRGSGTLSGGEGQRIRLATQIGSSLRGVLYVLDEPSIGLHPRDNRKLLETLHQLRDLGNTVLVVEHDEETIAHADYVVDLGPLAGTHGGEVVAVGTPDEIAAAPDSITGQYLNGKLKIEVPEWRRLANGHNITVKGARAHNLKNIDVKFPLGLLTVVTGVSGSGKSTLVGDILYPALAKFVYDSAKTPLEHDSIDGLELVDKIIEIDQSPIGRTPRSNPATYTGVFTPIRELYAMLPESRERGYKAGRFSFNVKGGRCEGCEGDGMKRIEMNFLPDVYVTCDVCRGKRYNRETLSVKYKGHSIAELLDTTIEDALPLLENIPTIKTKLQTLLDVGLGYIKLGQSATTISGGEAQRVKLSKELSKRATGKTIYILDEPTTGLHFADVHKLLDVLQKLVDTGNTVIVIEHNLDVIKSADYVIDLGPEGGEQGGRVVAQGTPEEVARVKKSYTGQALKTVLT, from the coding sequence ATGAGCATCAAGCAGATCACCGTCCGCGGCGCGCGGCAGCATAATCTGAAAAATATCGACGTGGATATTCCGCGCGACTCGTTTACGGTCATCACGGGCCTCTCCGGTTCCGGAAAATCGTCGCTCGCGTTCGACACGATCTATGCAGAAGGCCAGCGCCGTTATGTCGAATCACTCTCAGCCTATGCGCGGCAGTTTCTCGATCAGCTTGAGAAGCCCGACGTCGATTCCGTCGAAGGCCTTAGTCCGGCGATCTCGATCGAGCAAAAGACGGTTTCGCGTTCGCCACGCTCGACCGTCGGAACCGTGACCGAGGTCTACGACTACCTTCGGTTGCTGTTTTCCTCGATCGGCCAACCCCATTGCCATCAGTGCGGCGAAGCGATCACGCGCCAGTCATTCGAACAGATCGTCGCCAATATCCTTGACCTTCCCGAAGGCGAACGAGTGATGATCCTCGCGCCGATCGTTCGCGGACGCAAAGGCGAATTCAAAAAGGAACTCGAAAAGCTCCACAAAGACGGCTTCATCCGCGCCCGCATCGACGGCGATCTCCGCGCGTTGGATGAAGAGATCGTGCTCGATAAGCGGAAGAACCACACGATCGAGGTCGTCGTCGATCGCCTGCTGATAAAGGGCGGCGTCAAGGACCGACTTACGGAATCCGTCAAAACGGCACTGAAAATGACCGGCGGCGCGGTCTTGATCTCGATCGTCGACGGAGACGAGAAGCTCTATTCGGAAAAAATGGCGTGCGTCGCTTGCGGCGTCAACATACCGACGCTCGAACCACGCTCGTTCTCGTTCAATTCCTCGTTCGGCGCCTGCAAACGCTGCTCGGGACTCGGTATCGTCGCCGAGATCGATGCCAAACGGCTCATCCCGGACGAGAGTCTGGCGGTCGAAAAACTGCCGTTTCTCGACGGCGTCGACAAAATGGCGTCGACGGTTTTGAGAACGGCGCTTGAAGGCATCATTCGAAAAGCAAACAAGAAAAAGAATTCCGAATCGTTGGCGCTGACGATGGCTTTTTCGGAACTTTCGGCGGGCATTCGCGATTCGTTCTTCAACGGAGTCAACGGCAAGATCCCGATGAAATGGGGCGAAGGCTTTTACCCTTCCGAGTGGAAAGGCGCCGTCAGGTTTTTGCGCGAACGGATGCATAATTCGACCTCGGAAAAGATCAGGGTCGCGCTCGCCGAGTTCATCGCGCCGGGCTCGTGTCCCGAATGTGGCGGCAAACGGCTTCAGCCCGAGAGTCTGGCGGTCAAGATCGGCGGGTTCGGGATCGGAGATTATACGGCGCTGCCGATCGACGAAGCGCTCGTCAGATTCGGCGAGATCAAGCTGACGCCGCGTGAGGAGAAGATTGCCGGACTGGTCTTACGCGAGATCAGGGATCGTTTGCGTTTTCTGAACTCGGTCGGACTCGGTTATCTGACGCTCGACCGCGGGTCGGGAACGCTCTCGGGTGGCGAGGGCCAACGGATCCGGCTCGCGACGCAGATCGGTTCGTCGCTCCGCGGGGTTCTGTACGTTCTCGACGAGCCGTCGATCGGACTCCACCCGCGCGACAACCGGAAACTGCTCGAAACGCTTCATCAACTTCGCGATCTTGGAAATACGGTTCTGGTGGTCGAACACGACGAGGAGACGATCGCGCACGCCGATTACGTCGTCGATCTCGGCCCGCTTGCCGGGACTCACGGAGGCGAAGTCGTCGCGGTCGGCACGCCCGACGAGATTGCGGCCGCGCCCGATTCAATTACCGGCCAGTATTTGAACGGGAAGCTCAAGATCGAGGTTCCGGAATGGCGAAGGCTCGCGAACGGCCATAACATCACGGTCAAGGGCGCGCGGGCACATAATCTCAAAAACATCGACGTCAAGTTTCCGCTCGGGCTTCTGACGGTCGTCACCGGCGTTTCGGGCAGCGGGAAATCGACGCTAGTCGGAGACATTCTCTATCCGGCGTTGGCGAAGTTCGTCTATGATTCGGCGAAGACGCCGCTCGAGCACGACTCGATCGACGGACTCGAACTCGTCGACAAGATCATCGAGATCGACCAGTCGCCGATCGGACGCACGCCGCGTTCAAACCCGGCGACATACACCGGGGTTTTTACGCCGATCCGCGAACTGTACGCGATGCTCCCCGAGTCACGCGAGCGCGGCTACAAGGCCGGTCGGTTTTCATTCAACGTCAAAGGCGGCCGCTGCGAGGGTTGCGAGGGCGACGGGATGAAGCGCATCGAGATGAACTTCCTGCCGGACGTTTACGTGACCTGCGACGTCTGCCGCGGCAAGCGCTACAACCGCGAGACGCTCTCCGTGAAATACAAAGGACACTCGATCGCCGAACTGCTCGACACGACGATCGAGGACGCGCTGCCGCTGCTTGAGAACATTCCGACGATCAAGACGAAGTTGCAGACGCTGCTCGATGTCGGCCTCGGATACATCAAGCTCGGCCAGTCGGCGACGACGATCTCGGGCGGCGAGGCGCAACGTGTAAAACTCTCGAAGGAACTTTCGAAACGCGCTACCGGCAAAACGATCTACATCCTCGACGAACCGACGACCGGACTCCACTTCGCCGACGTTCACAAGCTTCTCGACGTTTTGCAGAAACTGGTTGATACGGGCAACACTGTGATCGTCATCGAACATAACCTCGACGTCATCAAGTCCGCGGATTACGTCATCGACCTCGGCCCCGAAGGCGGCGAACAGGGCGGCCGCGTCGTTGCCCAAGGCACGCCCGAAGAGGTCGCGCGCGTCAAGAAATCATACACCGGCCAGGCGCTGAAAACCGTACTCACATAA
- a CDS encoding DUF4197 domain-containing protein — MTILASLATVSIQAQTKTKKTTVTTGEISSGLKEALTKGVRFAVDTLGRENGFLDDVRVKIPLPKSLQKLEKALRIAGQGKAVDEFVSSMNHAAEKAVPVAIDVFVDSIKKMTFDDARKILFSGEQDAATQFFRRTSEETLREKFRPIVEKFTGEVGVTQKYKDMVAKGGPIAKFLVGKDATDLDAYVTQKALDGLFFMVAEEEKKIRKDPLGRTTSLLKKVFGILK, encoded by the coding sequence ATGACAATTCTCGCAAGCCTGGCGACGGTCTCGATCCAGGCACAAACAAAGACTAAGAAAACGACCGTCACGACGGGCGAGATCTCTTCGGGCCTAAAGGAAGCGCTGACCAAAGGCGTCCGGTTTGCGGTCGACACGCTCGGGCGCGAGAACGGCTTTCTCGATGATGTCCGCGTCAAGATCCCATTGCCGAAGTCGTTGCAGAAGCTCGAAAAAGCGCTGCGCATCGCGGGCCAGGGAAAGGCGGTCGACGAGTTTGTTTCGTCGATGAACCACGCCGCCGAAAAGGCGGTCCCGGTCGCGATCGACGTCTTCGTCGATTCGATCAAAAAGATGACGTTCGACGACGCGCGAAAGATCCTCTTCAGCGGCGAACAGGACGCCGCGACGCAGTTTTTTCGCCGTACCAGCGAGGAGACGTTGCGCGAAAAGTTTCGGCCGATCGTCGAGAAATTCACCGGAGAGGTCGGCGTCACTCAAAAATACAAGGATATGGTCGCGAAGGGCGGGCCAATCGCGAAGTTTCTCGTCGGCAAGGACGCTACGGATCTTGATGCTTATGTGACTCAAAAAGCGCTCGACGGCCTGTTCTTTATGGTCGCCGAGGAAGAAAAGAAGATCCGCAAAGACCCGTTGGGCCGGACGACCTCGCTTTTGAAAAAAGTTTTCGGGATATTGAAGTAG
- a CDS encoding alpha/beta fold hydrolase has protein sequence MKDESRAKRLKKFALIVPGLLILLSLGGVWFFGSRLSAPAPAAVGNCPIDLACESVEIPSESGSKLKGWYLRGQSGKGTIVLMHGLRSNRLALVDRMRFLRAKGFFVLAFDFQGSGESPGDQLTFGYRERLDAEAAVRFARTRRPDAKIGVIGISMGGAAFLLSNEMPPVDAVTLELVYPTMRAAIENRLNNWFFSGADRLTPLLSVQFSPRIGVSVDDLRPIDRISAVSAPVLVIGGGIDPFTTAEESKQLFEAANEPKQLWIVEGAGHEDLWKFRARDYQDRVLQFFEPILNETAPGEKNDKNNSSCNCLDDNSRKPGDGLDPGTNKD, from the coding sequence ATGAAGGATGAATCGCGCGCCAAAAGACTGAAGAAATTTGCGTTGATCGTCCCGGGTCTTCTGATCTTGCTGAGCCTTGGCGGCGTGTGGTTTTTCGGGAGCAGACTGAGCGCGCCGGCGCCGGCCGCCGTCGGTAATTGCCCGATCGATCTGGCGTGCGAATCCGTCGAGATCCCGAGCGAATCGGGGTCGAAACTCAAGGGCTGGTATTTGCGCGGGCAGTCCGGAAAAGGCACGATCGTCCTGATGCACGGACTCCGTTCGAATCGCCTGGCATTGGTCGATCGAATGCGCTTCCTTCGTGCCAAAGGGTTTTTCGTTCTCGCCTTTGACTTTCAGGGGAGCGGCGAGAGCCCGGGCGACCAACTGACGTTCGGGTATCGCGAACGGCTCGACGCCGAAGCCGCCGTCCGCTTCGCTCGCACCCGCCGGCCCGACGCAAAGATCGGTGTCATCGGAATTTCGATGGGCGGCGCCGCGTTTTTGCTCTCAAACGAGATGCCGCCGGTCGATGCGGTTACGCTCGAACTTGTTTACCCGACGATGCGTGCCGCGATCGAAAACCGTTTGAACAATTGGTTTTTCAGCGGCGCCGACCGTTTGACGCCGTTGCTGTCGGTTCAGTTTTCGCCCCGGATCGGCGTTTCCGTCGACGATCTGCGCCCGATCGATCGCATTTCGGCCGTTAGCGCGCCGGTTCTCGTGATCGGCGGCGGGATCGATCCGTTTACGACCGCGGAAGAAAGCAAGCAACTCTTTGAGGCCGCGAACGAACCAAAGCAACTGTGGATCGTCGAAGGAGCCGGTCACGAAGATCTCTGGAAGTTCCGGGCTCGCGACTACCAAGATAGGGTCCTGCAATTTTTCGAGCCGATACTGAATGAAACTGCCCCGGGAGAAAAAAATGATAAGAACAATTCGTCTTGCAATTGTCTTGATGACAATTCTCGCAAGCCTGGCGACGGTCTCGATCCAGGCACAAACAAAGACTAA